In the genome of Oncorhynchus clarkii lewisi isolate Uvic-CL-2024 chromosome 4, UVic_Ocla_1.0, whole genome shotgun sequence, one region contains:
- the LOC139406395 gene encoding tripartite motif-containing protein 16-like, with protein MVEKLKKTGLHAAPPPTLCYAGPGDVACDFCTGTRKQKALMSCLACLASYCESHLKPHYESPAFKKHKLVKATAQLQEKICSHHDKLLEVYCRTDQQCICMLCTMDEHKGHDTVSAAAERTEKQRQLRMSQQKVQQRFQERENELKELQQAVESLKHSAQAAMEDSDQIFTQLICSIERRRSEVKELIRDQEKAQVSQAERLLEQLKQEIAELRKRSTELEQLSHTEDHIHFLQSYQSLSNISISSDLPSIVVCPLQYFGDVSKTVSELREKLEDFLKGEWTKISTTVNIVDAVLPPEPKTREQLLQYSCQLTLDPNTAGTRLSLSEGNRKVTYTRQVQPYSDHPDRFTNQYQVLSREGLSGRCYWEVEWSGNVVVTAVSYKDISRTETDDVFGYNNKSWSLQYQCFSGGYCFRHNNVKTKVSGPQSSRVGVYLDHKAGTLSFYSVSDTMTLLHRVQTTFTQPLYPGFYLCYSTAELVKL; from the exons ATGGTGGAGAAACTGAAGAAGACAGGACTCCACGCTGCTCCCCCTCCTACTCTGTGCTATGCTGGACCTGGAGATGTGGCGTGTGATTTCTGCACTGGGACCAGAAAACAGAAAGCCCTCATGTCCTGTCTGGCGTGTCTGGCCTCTTACTGTGAGAGTCACCTCAAACCTCACTATGAATCTCCTGCTTTCAAGAAGCACAAGCTGGTCAAAGCCACCGCACAACTACAGGAGAAGATCTGCTCTCATCATGACAAACTGCTGGAGGTTTACTGTCGTACCGATCAGCAGTGTATCTGTATGCTGTGTACAATGGATGAACATAAAGGCCATGATACAGTGTCAGCTGCAGCAGAGAGGACTGAGAAACAG AGGCAGCTGAGGATGAGTCAACAGAAGGTCCAGCAGAGattccaggagagagagaacgagctgAAGGAGCTCCAACAGGCTGTGGAGTCTCTCAAG cactCTGCACAGGCAGCAATGGAGGACAGTGATCAGATCTTTACTCAGCTGATCTGCTCTATTGAGAGAAGGCGCTCTGAGGTGAAGGAGCTGATCAGAGACCAGGAGAAGGCTCAAGTGAGTCAAGCTGAACGACTCCTGGAGCAACTGAAGCAGGAGATCGCTGAGCTGAGGAAGAGAAGCACTGAGCTGGAGCAGCTCTCACACACAGAGGATCACATCCATTTCCTCCAG agttatcagtctctctccaaTATCAGTATATCTTCAGACTTACCCAGCATCGTTGTCTGTCCTCTTCAGTACTTTGGAGATGTGAGTAAGACTGTgtctgaactgagagagaaactaGAAGACTTCCTTAAAGGAGAATGGACCAAGATCTCCACTACAG tgaATATAGTGGATGCTGTACTGCCTCCAGAGCCCAAGACCAGAGAACAGTTGTTACAAT ATTCCTGTCAGctcacactggacccaaacacagcaGGCAcacgcctctctctgtctgaagggaacAGAAAGGTTACCTATACACGCCAAGTCCAACCATATTctgaccatccagacagattCACCAACCAGTACCAGGTTCTGAGTAGAGAGGGTCTGTCTGgacgctgttactgggaggtggagtggagtggtaatGTTGTTGTTACAGCAGTCTCATATAAAGACATCAGCAGAACAGAGACAGATGATGTATTTGGATACAATAACAAGTCCTGGAGTTTACAGTACCAGTGCTTTAGTGGTGGTTATTGTTTCAGACACAATAATGTTAAGACTAAAGTATCAGGCCCTCAGTCCTCCAGAGTAGGAGTGTACCTGGATCACAAGGCAGGTACTCTGTCCTTCTACAGTGTCTCTGACACAATGACCCTCCTCCACAGAgtccagaccacattcactcagccCCTCTATCCTGGGTTTTATCTCTGTTATAGTactgctgagctggttaaactgtag